One genomic window of Paenibacillus xylanilyticus includes the following:
- a CDS encoding alpha-mannosidase yields MTEQKNKPKTKRAHIISHTHWDREWYLPYEKHHMRLVQLVDSLLDELDEGADYKSFYLDGQTIIIDDYLQVRPEQKEWLEKHIRNGRIVIGPWYILQDAFLTSGEANVRNMQVGHRDAKRYGTPSKIGYFPDTFGLVGQTPQLMLQSGIDNVFFGRGVKPTGFNNTVSDAGYESSFSELMWEGPDGSKVLGVLFANWYSNGNEIPVDEASARKFWETKLADAEKYASTNELLYMNGCDHQPIQRDLPEAIRMAEQLHPDIEFVHSNFPDYLTALKESAEHELSTVKGELRSQRTDGWGTLVNTASARVYLKQMNQLGQAMLEKVAEPLASYAHLLGHAYPHDQLTYAWKTLMQNHPHDSICGCSVDEVHREMVTRFEKSRHVAEAMIEESTSQIAALVDTSIFAGYGEDARPLITFNTTGWERSGVVQIELDAARIYFRDGISLEGMAAQMNNVDLSGRILVDEKGAHVPCTVEDLGLQFGYDLPDDRFRQPYSCRRVRITFEAGNVPALGLKAYAWVRSEAQDDSVSNGTALRSGEHSMENEYVAVTITDNGSFTLKDKRTGRTYQDLGVYENVGDIGNEYMFKQPENEAALTTKELTAGIQIIEDTPYRVSYEIIHDWEIPASADEVLDREQRELIYYPYRKAQRSKQTTTLRIRTILSLSHSAKGVHVQTTFNNQAKDHRVRALFPTDLETAVHHVDSMFEIATRDNVPAPEWQNPSNTQHQQSFVDVSEEQAGLVVANLGLNEYEVLQDGRNTIAVTLLRAVGELGDWGLFPTPEAQCLGEHTFQMEIIPHDGSGASSDAYIEAYQFQVPWTLVQTDVHSGTLSSTHTPFEWQGEGMAFSSLKVNEESGDLMMRWYNMKPDTSLLSLAATEWNTNEEAYKSNILEEKGEKLVSSSNVSTNLFSGKQWSIPAGPCEIVTVGLPR; encoded by the coding sequence ATGACGGAACAAAAGAATAAACCAAAAACCAAAAGAGCCCATATCATTTCGCACACTCACTGGGATCGGGAATGGTACCTGCCCTATGAGAAGCACCATATGCGGCTCGTTCAACTGGTGGATTCACTGCTAGATGAGCTCGATGAGGGAGCGGACTACAAAAGCTTTTATCTGGATGGACAAACGATTATTATCGATGATTATCTTCAGGTTCGCCCGGAGCAAAAGGAGTGGCTGGAGAAGCACATCCGCAATGGCCGGATTGTAATTGGGCCTTGGTATATACTGCAGGATGCATTTCTTACCAGTGGTGAAGCCAATGTGCGCAATATGCAGGTTGGGCATCGGGATGCGAAGCGTTACGGCACGCCCTCCAAGATCGGTTATTTTCCCGATACGTTCGGGCTGGTTGGACAGACTCCGCAGCTGATGCTGCAATCCGGCATCGACAACGTCTTTTTTGGTAGAGGCGTAAAACCTACAGGCTTCAATAATACTGTATCGGATGCAGGGTATGAATCCAGCTTCTCGGAGCTCATGTGGGAAGGGCCGGATGGATCGAAAGTGCTGGGGGTGCTGTTTGCCAACTGGTACTCTAATGGTAATGAAATTCCGGTAGATGAGGCTTCAGCTCGCAAGTTCTGGGAAACCAAACTGGCAGATGCCGAGAAATATGCGTCGACCAATGAACTGCTGTACATGAACGGATGTGATCATCAGCCTATTCAGCGGGATCTGCCTGAGGCGATTCGAATGGCCGAGCAATTACATCCCGACATTGAATTCGTTCACTCCAACTTTCCGGATTATCTGACGGCCCTGAAAGAATCAGCGGAGCATGAGCTGTCTACGGTAAAAGGAGAGCTGCGCAGCCAGCGTACCGATGGCTGGGGTACCCTGGTGAACACGGCTTCGGCACGGGTTTACCTGAAACAGATGAACCAGCTTGGTCAAGCCATGCTGGAAAAGGTGGCTGAGCCACTGGCTTCCTACGCCCATCTCCTTGGACACGCTTATCCGCATGATCAACTGACATATGCCTGGAAAACGCTGATGCAGAACCATCCGCATGACAGCATCTGCGGCTGCAGTGTGGATGAGGTTCACCGCGAGATGGTCACACGATTCGAGAAGAGCCGTCACGTCGCTGAAGCCATGATTGAAGAGAGCACGAGTCAGATTGCTGCTTTGGTGGATACCTCAATCTTTGCTGGTTACGGTGAAGATGCTCGGCCGCTGATCACGTTTAATACGACAGGCTGGGAGCGCAGCGGCGTTGTTCAGATCGAACTGGATGCAGCTCGTATCTACTTCCGTGATGGAATTTCATTAGAGGGTATGGCTGCCCAAATGAACAACGTAGACCTGTCGGGTCGTATCCTCGTTGACGAAAAGGGTGCGCACGTTCCGTGTACCGTAGAAGATCTGGGCCTGCAGTTCGGTTATGATCTGCCGGATGACCGATTCCGTCAGCCATACAGCTGCCGCCGGGTCAGAATTACATTTGAAGCTGGGAACGTGCCAGCACTTGGATTGAAGGCATATGCCTGGGTTCGCAGTGAAGCTCAGGATGATTCTGTCTCGAATGGCACTGCACTGCGCAGTGGCGAACACAGCATGGAAAATGAATATGTTGCTGTTACAATCACAGACAATGGCTCTTTTACACTGAAGGATAAACGTACTGGACGTACATACCAAGACCTTGGCGTGTACGAAAATGTTGGGGATATCGGTAACGAGTATATGTTCAAGCAGCCGGAGAATGAAGCTGCTTTGACTACAAAAGAATTAACAGCCGGCATACAGATCATAGAAGATACGCCGTACCGTGTCTCCTATGAAATCATACATGATTGGGAAATTCCTGCTTCAGCGGATGAGGTGCTGGATCGTGAACAGCGTGAGCTCATCTATTATCCGTATCGCAAGGCACAGCGTTCCAAACAGACTACCACACTGCGTATTCGTACGATTCTGTCGTTAAGCCACAGCGCAAAAGGAGTTCATGTGCAAACCACCTTCAACAATCAGGCGAAGGATCACCGTGTACGTGCCCTGTTCCCAACCGATCTGGAGACTGCGGTTCACCATGTGGATTCCATGTTTGAGATTGCTACTCGTGATAATGTGCCCGCGCCGGAGTGGCAAAATCCAAGCAATACGCAGCATCAGCAAAGCTTTGTGGATGTGAGTGAAGAACAGGCTGGACTGGTCGTAGCCAATCTGGGACTGAATGAATATGAAGTTCTTCAGGATGGGCGCAATACGATCGCTGTAACGCTGCTCCGTGCCGTAGGGGAGCTCGGGGACTGGGGATTGTTCCCGACGCCGGAAGCACAGTGTCTGGGAGAGCATACGTTCCAGATGGAGATCATTCCGCATGATGGTAGCGGTGCATCATCAGATGCATACATCGAGGCTTACCAGTTCCAGGTTCCATGGACGCTAGTTCAAACGGATGTTCACTCAGGAACGCTGTCATCAACGCATACCCCATTTGAATGGCAAGGGGAAGGTATGGCATTCTCCTCACTGAAAGTGAATGAGGAATCAGGTGATCTGATGATGCGCTGGTATAATATGAAGCCGGACACATCTCTGTTGAGTTTGGCTGCGACCGAATGGAATACGAATGAAGAAGCATACAAGAGCAATATTTTGGAGGAGAAGGGCGAGAAACTCGTATCCTCTTCAAATGTTTCTACGAATCTATTCAGCGGCAAACAATGGTCCATCCCGGCAGGACCTTGCGAGATTGTTACGGTAGGGCTCCCTCGTTAA
- a CDS encoding glycoside hydrolase family 125 protein, whose translation MEQFRLPKIPMPPVAVPQSIQAVLEEAEQKLAHRPKLLQLFKNCFPNTIETTTKLMDDGTTFVITGDIPASWLRDSVEQVVHYIPFAKEDEDLQRIIGGLIKRHIQYVHIDPYANAFNESANDWHWNTTDETDMSPWVWERKFEIDSLCFVVRLAYLYWKETELTDIFDSSFKAAMRKIVDLFKVEQHHMEQSPYRFTRNNGIPTDSLRNHGKGMPVNYTGMIWSGFRSSDDACDFHYNIPGNMFAVVALRQMQEFAEWVFRDMALLQELKDLEQDVDHGIQLYGIYRHPEFGPIYAYETDGYGNYCLMDDAGTPGLMSIPYLGYVTADDPIYQNTRRFALSKENPFYYEGKVAKGIGSPHTPPDYIWHMGLSMQGLTAQSAEEKLEIIRMLEATDADTGYMHEGFHADDPTIFTRKWFAWSNSLFSQLVYKSMKDGLL comes from the coding sequence ATGGAACAATTCAGATTACCCAAAATACCAATGCCGCCCGTTGCTGTGCCGCAATCCATTCAGGCAGTGCTCGAAGAGGCGGAACAGAAGCTGGCTCATCGACCGAAGCTGCTTCAATTATTCAAAAATTGTTTCCCCAATACAATCGAAACAACAACAAAACTGATGGACGATGGCACGACTTTTGTTATCACCGGAGACATCCCAGCCTCGTGGCTGCGTGATTCCGTGGAGCAGGTGGTGCACTACATTCCGTTTGCGAAGGAAGATGAGGACCTGCAGCGGATCATTGGCGGCCTGATCAAGCGCCACATCCAGTATGTTCATATTGATCCGTATGCCAATGCCTTCAATGAATCGGCCAATGACTGGCACTGGAACACAACGGACGAGACGGACATGTCGCCATGGGTATGGGAACGCAAATTCGAGATTGATTCGCTGTGCTTTGTTGTACGTCTGGCCTATCTATATTGGAAGGAAACGGAGCTGACCGACATTTTCGATTCCAGCTTCAAGGCTGCCATGCGCAAAATCGTGGATCTGTTCAAGGTGGAACAGCATCACATGGAACAATCTCCATATCGCTTTACACGCAATAACGGCATTCCTACAGATTCTCTGCGTAATCATGGGAAGGGTATGCCGGTCAATTATACAGGCATGATCTGGTCTGGCTTCCGTTCCAGCGACGATGCGTGCGATTTTCACTACAACATCCCAGGCAACATGTTTGCAGTCGTAGCTTTGCGCCAGATGCAGGAGTTTGCCGAGTGGGTATTCCGGGATATGGCGCTGCTGCAGGAGCTTAAGGATCTGGAGCAGGACGTGGATCATGGCATTCAGCTGTACGGCATTTATCGTCATCCGGAATTTGGTCCCATCTATGCGTACGAGACGGATGGCTACGGCAATTACTGTCTCATGGATGATGCCGGTACACCGGGACTGATGTCCATTCCGTATCTCGGTTACGTCACAGCGGATGATCCGATCTATCAAAATACCCGCCGATTCGCCCTGAGCAAAGAGAACCCGTTCTATTATGAGGGCAAGGTTGCCAAAGGGATCGGCAGCCCGCACACACCACCGGATTACATCTGGCATATGGGTCTATCCATGCAGGGACTGACGGCACAATCTGCCGAGGAGAAGCTGGAGATCATTCGTATGCTGGAAGCGACAGATGCGGATACAGGTTATATGCATGAAGGTTTCCATGCGGATGATCCAACCATTTTTACGAGAAAATGGTTTGCATGGTCCAACAGCCTGTTCTCCCAGTTGGTCTATAAATCCATGAAGGATGGCCTGTTATGA
- a CDS encoding alpha-mannosidase — MERIRRFIRELSEHQWLEQVDLRSWNITRAYYDVPGKYENQGPYPEGEGLDRFPSTQGTTYFFRTRLEVPASWQHAPFGLLFQSGGEGLLRVNGRSYQGLDRNHTYVTLDPSSIGIHPELEIELFDPVPEPVDPLNQQAVIQPPITAITSLLVRPNEAVRSLMYTVIIVRDSAVLLPESDFRRVRLLEAIYRAMDQFVGMTDEEIKQGDGIRQIEDCLASQVREIGGNAEGLEHMVGQSHIDIAWLWPVRETVRKTSRTFSTVDALMNEYPDYVYSQSQPLLYAFLKEHDPELYARVKQRIAEGRWELVGGMWVEPDLNIPSGESLIRQMLYGQRFYMEEFGKTSQIEWLPDTFGYCASLPQILKHGNVDYFMTTKLGWNDTNVFPYDLFHWVGIDGTPILSYLNHGVNEHTLPKDIHDHWQSYREKAAHPEHMLLYGHGDGGGGVTREMLEYVDRADLMVGQPASRYSTAAAFFAGIEAGQPALPEWHGDLYLELHRGTYTTHARNKRNNRKAEILYREAELWNTLALPDMEAQTEAEVRSALHEGWKLILLNQFHDIIPGSAITESYVTSDEEYVRVFELGRAGLNQGAATLTAGIDTKGPEGSAAYVVFNSLGWKRNAVIQLPVLDGMDRYAVDVEGEHLRMDREDHAISILVEDIPAFGYKTIWLVPENTRETNAREVTNVGGQPVFNDTWDTAFYHVEFNNRGEITRLWDKAAEREMLKPGERGNQLHFFHDRPTLWDAWDIDSRYEEQVAGEAELLEKKLVLAGTTKDVLRFRWKLHQSEITQNIVFYHDSRRIDFQTQVSWNENHKLLKVGFPIDVVTSKATYEIPFGALERPTHRNTSWEQAQYEVCGHRFADVSEYGYGVSLLNDCKYGYDVQGSTIRLSLLRAPKWPDRTADLGEHEFTYSLYPHEGDWRTAHTVRHAAELNHEVTVQQPQRSTGAEVDSTATAAPARPATGAWIGLDSEHVILDTVKMAEDGHGTVLRFYESSGKRERVTLQWPHAFEQAYLSNALEEPGEPLDMTNGQITLTFAPYEIKTVLLR, encoded by the coding sequence ATGGAACGTATTAGACGATTTATTCGTGAACTGTCTGAACATCAGTGGCTGGAGCAGGTGGATTTACGCAGCTGGAACATCACCCGTGCTTATTATGACGTGCCGGGAAAATATGAGAATCAAGGGCCTTACCCGGAGGGAGAAGGCCTGGATCGTTTTCCAAGCACACAGGGGACCACCTACTTTTTTCGAACCCGTTTAGAAGTCCCTGCTTCCTGGCAGCATGCCCCATTCGGACTGTTATTTCAATCGGGAGGAGAAGGATTGCTGCGGGTGAATGGCCGTTCCTATCAGGGTCTGGATCGCAATCATACGTACGTTACGCTGGACCCATCCAGCATTGGTATCCATCCTGAACTTGAAATCGAACTGTTCGATCCGGTACCTGAGCCTGTCGATCCGTTGAACCAGCAGGCGGTCATTCAGCCGCCAATCACAGCAATCACGAGTCTGCTGGTGAGACCGAACGAGGCGGTTCGCAGCCTGATGTATACGGTCATTATTGTACGTGATTCGGCTGTACTGCTGCCCGAAAGCGACTTCCGGCGTGTACGTCTGCTGGAAGCCATCTATCGTGCGATGGATCAATTTGTCGGCATGACAGATGAAGAGATCAAGCAGGGAGACGGTATTCGCCAGATTGAAGATTGTCTAGCAAGTCAAGTGCGAGAGATTGGTGGTAACGCCGAAGGGCTTGAACATATGGTGGGACAGTCCCATATCGACATTGCCTGGCTGTGGCCTGTACGGGAGACGGTACGCAAGACAAGTCGTACATTCTCAACCGTGGATGCACTAATGAATGAGTATCCCGATTATGTGTATTCCCAGAGCCAACCTTTGTTGTACGCCTTTCTGAAGGAACATGATCCCGAATTGTATGCACGGGTGAAGCAGCGTATTGCAGAAGGACGCTGGGAACTGGTTGGCGGCATGTGGGTTGAGCCGGATCTGAACATTCCGAGCGGGGAGTCGCTGATTCGCCAAATGTTATATGGCCAGCGTTTTTACATGGAGGAGTTCGGCAAGACATCTCAGATTGAATGGCTGCCCGATACATTCGGGTACTGTGCTTCCCTGCCTCAGATTTTGAAGCATGGCAATGTGGACTATTTCATGACGACGAAGCTGGGATGGAACGATACCAATGTATTCCCGTACGATCTCTTTCACTGGGTTGGCATTGACGGCACACCGATCCTGTCTTATCTCAATCATGGTGTCAATGAACACACTCTACCGAAGGACATCCATGATCACTGGCAGTCCTACCGTGAGAAAGCAGCACATCCCGAGCACATGCTTCTATATGGGCATGGTGATGGTGGCGGCGGAGTCACCCGCGAAATGCTGGAGTACGTGGATCGCGCAGACTTAATGGTAGGGCAGCCTGCAAGTCGCTACAGTACAGCGGCAGCCTTTTTTGCAGGTATTGAAGCAGGGCAGCCTGCACTTCCGGAATGGCACGGCGATCTGTACCTGGAACTGCATCGAGGCACGTACACGACACATGCACGCAACAAGCGGAACAATCGCAAGGCAGAGATCCTGTATCGTGAAGCCGAGCTGTGGAACACACTTGCTCTGCCGGACATGGAGGCGCAGACGGAAGCTGAAGTCCGTTCGGCACTGCATGAGGGCTGGAAGCTGATTTTGCTGAATCAATTCCACGATATTATTCCAGGCTCGGCGATTACAGAGTCCTACGTGACTTCGGATGAGGAATATGTACGAGTTTTTGAGTTAGGTAGAGCAGGGCTGAATCAAGGTGCTGCAACATTGACGGCAGGTATTGACACAAAGGGTCCAGAAGGTTCAGCGGCCTATGTGGTGTTCAACAGCCTTGGCTGGAAGCGTAATGCAGTCATTCAGCTCCCCGTGCTCGATGGCATGGATCGTTATGCGGTAGATGTGGAAGGTGAGCACCTGCGAATGGATCGGGAGGATCACGCGATTTCAATTCTTGTGGAGGACATTCCGGCGTTTGGGTATAAGACGATTTGGCTGGTACCTGAAAATACGAGAGAAACGAATGCACGAGAAGTGACAAATGTTGGCGGTCAACCGGTTTTTAACGATACATGGGATACCGCGTTTTATCATGTGGAGTTTAACAACCGAGGCGAGATTACTCGTCTGTGGGATAAGGCAGCAGAGCGGGAAATGCTGAAGCCGGGTGAACGGGGCAATCAATTGCACTTTTTCCATGACCGTCCAACGCTCTGGGATGCATGGGATATTGACAGCCGTTATGAAGAACAGGTTGCTGGAGAAGCCGAGCTATTGGAGAAAAAGCTGGTGCTGGCGGGTACAACGAAGGACGTCCTGCGCTTCCGCTGGAAACTCCATCAATCGGAGATTACACAAAATATCGTCTTTTACCATGATTCACGGCGAATTGACTTCCAGACGCAGGTGAGCTGGAACGAAAATCACAAGCTCTTGAAAGTCGGTTTTCCAATCGATGTTGTGACCTCCAAGGCAACATACGAAATTCCTTTTGGCGCATTGGAGCGGCCAACGCACCGTAACACCAGCTGGGAACAAGCCCAGTACGAAGTTTGTGGCCACCGTTTCGCAGATGTATCCGAATATGGATACGGCGTGAGTTTGCTGAATGACTGCAAATACGGATACGACGTACAGGGAAGCACCATTCGTTTATCCCTGCTTCGTGCACCGAAATGGCCGGACCGAACCGCTGATCTGGGAGAGCATGAATTCACCTATTCCTTGTATCCGCATGAAGGGGATTGGCGTACTGCGCACACGGTACGTCATGCGGCAGAGCTGAATCATGAGGTGACGGTACAGCAGCCACAGCGGAGCACAGGGGCTGAAGTAGATTCAACGGCAACTGCAGCGCCTGCACGCCCGGCAACCGGAGCATGGATTGGTTTGGATAGCGAGCATGTCATTTTGGATACGGTCAAAATGGCAGAGGATGGACACGGCACGGTACTTCGTTTCTATGAGTCTTCAGGCAAGCGTGAACGTGTAACCCTGCAATGGCCACATGCCTTTGAGCAGGCCTACCTCTCCAACGCGTTGGAAGAACCGGGTGAGCCTTTGGATATGACGAATGGTCAGATTACATTGACCTTCGCCCCTTACGAAATTAAAACCGTGCTGCTGCGGTAA
- a CDS encoding beta-galactosidase, whose protein sequence is MSTHVKDNKLIIFADPDFPAEGQRPSREALDTWQGSNKVIVVSARELADVLKAAAGEGCLVNLHAPYFPKSAWTEIAAYLHQGGSLISVGGAPFKRPVRDQDGAWVVESEQTAYHQELYIHEALNVYSGNIQTYASSEQISLLAGKEGLFEIADTWNLVPHTTKSSDLPHQMGSAGPMSTQIYPLLSGVSKDERSIAAPIVLWENSRSTFAGSRWMFVNLPLTASFWEQDGANEIVKWAQFCAKGVTELSLKPNYATYEPGERAVLTLQGQILQRAGDRRTSSELWTFELTVEREDRTSSTAERVWSHKLQMELTGEQQFVRLPLPVSVESGLYRVVCRAQGPDGEVRNLRQGFWGQDDALLAEGEVITRSRDYFVKEGRPLPVVGMTYMTSDVARKFLFLPNADIWDRDMAQMAKAGINWIRTGIWTAYRNMMQVDGHMAEDVLRAIDAFLLTAKRHGLQVTFTFFSFTPETWEGTNPYLDPQSVEAQKRFIRSIVSRHTHTTHVDWDLINEPSMFDPVRIFSAGPRSARDSHEQQAFIAWLEQRHETIEALQEAWNMSPKQLPNFAAAVIPEPEEINFDVQDMHKAKKGTRWLDYCLFSMEMHNVWARELVGTIKDLVPNHLVTVGQDEALGAQRPSPFFYEREVDYTTVHSWWLNDDLIWDGIFTKTPHKPNLIQETGIMYVETPDGRAKRTEEELRSILERKYAYAFSTGGAGAVQWIWNTNFYMDNANESHIGALRADGTEKPEADVSYDFGRFMQKVRDFFEDRELEEIAVVFPYSNDFSNRSLAYDATTKLTRVMSYDLKLPFRAVSEYHLEALEQQSPKLIIVPSPHNMDNAALLQLLAFTEKEGACLLITGPLGLDAYWKASDRADHIVGKRSLGNVQREELLNINGVNHRVTYGRRRIAEVAKETLLHQDHDTPDEVTVLPWGKGKIMWTPLPLELNGREEPLADLYRYAAETAGIHQELEWISGGDIAGIYGRKLSFPKGNLYVFVSESSLNHKVHVRDTPTGVSYEFKMEKNRSVLFATDAAGKLHTVYRPEEVEIVQQNGEVG, encoded by the coding sequence ATGAGTACACATGTGAAGGACAATAAGCTGATTATCTTCGCTGATCCTGATTTTCCGGCAGAAGGCCAGCGGCCATCCCGTGAGGCTCTGGATACTTGGCAAGGGTCTAATAAAGTCATCGTTGTTAGCGCGCGTGAACTGGCTGATGTGTTGAAAGCAGCAGCAGGCGAGGGCTGTCTGGTAAACCTGCATGCACCCTACTTTCCCAAATCGGCCTGGACGGAAATTGCAGCCTATCTGCATCAGGGAGGAAGCCTGATCAGTGTGGGTGGAGCACCGTTTAAGCGCCCTGTACGGGATCAGGATGGTGCTTGGGTTGTTGAGTCCGAGCAGACGGCGTATCATCAGGAGCTTTATATTCACGAGGCACTGAACGTATATTCAGGAAATATCCAAACGTACGCTTCCTCTGAACAAATTTCACTGCTTGCAGGCAAAGAGGGCTTGTTTGAGATTGCAGACACGTGGAATCTGGTCCCGCATACGACCAAGTCCAGTGATCTGCCTCACCAGATGGGTTCGGCAGGACCGATGAGCACGCAGATCTATCCGTTACTTAGCGGAGTAAGTAAGGATGAACGCAGCATTGCTGCTCCGATTGTCCTGTGGGAGAACTCCCGCAGTACATTTGCTGGTTCACGCTGGATGTTTGTGAATCTGCCGCTGACCGCTTCATTCTGGGAGCAAGACGGTGCGAACGAGATCGTGAAGTGGGCACAATTCTGTGCCAAAGGGGTAACTGAATTGTCGCTCAAGCCTAACTACGCCACGTATGAACCAGGTGAACGAGCTGTACTTACCCTTCAGGGACAGATTTTACAGCGCGCGGGTGACAGACGTACGTCTTCCGAGTTGTGGACGTTTGAACTGACCGTTGAACGGGAGGACCGGACAAGCAGCACAGCTGAGAGGGTATGGAGTCATAAGCTGCAGATGGAGCTCACCGGAGAGCAGCAGTTTGTACGCCTTCCTCTTCCGGTTTCAGTAGAAAGCGGGCTGTACCGTGTCGTATGTCGTGCGCAAGGACCGGACGGTGAAGTTCGGAATCTGCGTCAAGGCTTCTGGGGCCAGGATGACGCATTGCTTGCTGAAGGTGAAGTCATTACTCGCAGCAGAGACTATTTTGTAAAAGAAGGACGACCTCTCCCTGTTGTGGGCATGACGTACATGACCTCCGACGTAGCCCGAAAATTTCTGTTTCTTCCGAATGCCGACATATGGGATCGGGACATGGCACAGATGGCGAAAGCAGGCATTAACTGGATTCGGACCGGAATCTGGACGGCATATCGCAACATGATGCAGGTGGACGGACACATGGCAGAGGATGTGCTTCGCGCGATTGATGCCTTCCTGTTAACGGCGAAGCGTCACGGCCTGCAGGTCACGTTTACGTTCTTTTCCTTTACACCTGAAACGTGGGAAGGAACGAATCCGTATCTGGATCCGCAAAGTGTCGAGGCACAGAAGCGTTTCATTCGCAGCATCGTCAGCCGGCATACACACACCACTCATGTGGATTGGGATCTGATTAACGAGCCATCGATGTTTGATCCGGTGCGCATTTTCTCGGCTGGCCCGCGCTCAGCCAGGGATTCGCACGAACAGCAGGCTTTTATCGCATGGCTTGAGCAGCGTCATGAAACCATTGAAGCGCTGCAGGAAGCATGGAACATGTCGCCGAAGCAGCTTCCGAACTTTGCAGCAGCGGTCATTCCGGAACCGGAAGAGATTAACTTTGATGTACAGGACATGCACAAGGCGAAAAAAGGAACTCGCTGGCTTGATTATTGTCTCTTTTCCATGGAGATGCACAATGTTTGGGCAAGAGAGCTCGTAGGTACAATCAAGGATCTGGTGCCGAATCATCTCGTTACTGTAGGACAGGACGAAGCTCTGGGTGCACAGCGTCCTTCACCGTTTTTCTATGAACGTGAAGTGGATTATACCACCGTGCATTCCTGGTGGTTGAACGATGATCTGATCTGGGACGGCATTTTCACCAAAACTCCACATAAACCGAATCTCATTCAGGAGACGGGCATCATGTATGTGGAGACCCCGGATGGACGCGCCAAACGCACGGAAGAAGAGCTTCGCAGCATTCTTGAACGGAAGTATGCCTATGCATTCTCCACAGGTGGTGCCGGAGCAGTGCAATGGATCTGGAATACGAACTTCTATATGGATAATGCCAATGAGTCTCATATTGGAGCCCTTCGTGCAGATGGTACAGAGAAGCCAGAGGCAGATGTATCCTATGACTTTGGCCGCTTCATGCAGAAGGTGCGTGATTTCTTCGAGGATCGTGAGCTGGAGGAGATTGCGGTCGTGTTCCCATATTCCAATGATTTCTCCAACCGTTCCCTTGCTTATGATGCAACCACCAAGCTTACACGTGTGATGTCCTATGATCTGAAACTGCCATTCCGTGCCGTATCCGAGTATCATTTGGAAGCTCTGGAGCAGCAGTCGCCCAAGCTGATTATCGTGCCAAGTCCACACAATATGGATAATGCTGCATTGCTTCAGCTGCTTGCATTCACGGAGAAGGAAGGCGCATGTCTGCTGATCACTGGACCACTGGGACTGGATGCGTACTGGAAGGCCAGTGACCGGGCCGATCACATTGTGGGTAAACGCAGTTTGGGTAATGTGCAACGTGAAGAACTGCTGAATATCAATGGGGTGAATCACCGGGTAACGTATGGCCGGCGTCGTATTGCTGAGGTGGCCAAAGAGACGCTGCTTCATCAAGATCATGACACTCCGGATGAAGTGACTGTTCTGCCATGGGGAAAAGGGAAAATCATGTGGACCCCGCTGCCGCTCGAGCTTAACGGACGGGAAGAGCCGCTGGCGGACCTGTATCGGTACGCGGCCGAAACGGCTGGCATCCATCAGGAGCTGGAATGGATATCTGGCGGAGACATTGCAGGAATCTATGGCCGGAAACTGAGTTTTCCAAAAGGAAATCTATATGTCTTTGTGTCAGAGTCTTCACTCAATCATAAGGTTCACGTAAGAGATACCCCCACTGGAGTATCCTATGAGTTCAAAATGGAGAAAAATCGATCCGTGCTGTTTGCCACAGATGCTGCAGGCAAGCTGCATACGGTGTATCGCCCGGAAGAAGTTGAGATTGTACAACAAAATGGAGAGGTGGGCTAA